The following proteins come from a genomic window of Eubalaena glacialis isolate mEubGla1 chromosome X, mEubGla1.1.hap2.+ XY, whole genome shotgun sequence:
- the TLR7 gene encoding toll-like receptor 7 codes for MWTSKRQFLILFNMILISELLGARWFPKTLPCDVTLDAPNAHVIVDCTDKHLTEIPGGIPTNATNLTLTINHIAGISPASFYRLDHLVEIDFRCNCVPVRPGPKDNVCTRRLQIKPSSFSKLTYLKSLYLDGNQLLEIPQDLPPSLQLLSLEANSIFSIMKENLTELANLEILYLGQNCYYRNPCNVSFSIEKDAFLNMTNLKLLSLKDNNISAVPTILPPTLTELYLYNNIIARIQEDDFNNLNRLQVLDLSGNCPRCYNAPFPCTPCENNSPLQIDLNAFDALTELQVLRLHSNSLQYVPQRWFKNVNKLKELDLSQNFLAREIGDAKFLHLLHNLVQLDLSFNYELQVYHAFMNLSDAFSSLKNLKVLRIKGYVFKELRSSYLSPLHNLSNLEVLDLGTNFIKIADLSMFKQFKTLKFIDLSVNKISPSGDSSEDGFCSNMRTSVEGHGPQVLEALHYFRYDEFARSCRSKTKEPPSLLPLNEDCYKYGSTLDLSGNNIFFIKSSEFQYLSFLKCLNLSGNTISQTLNGSEFQPLVELKYLDFSNNRLDLLYSTAFEELRNLEVLDISSNSHYFQSEGITHMLNFTKNLKVLKKLMMNNNDIATSTSRTMESESLKILEFRGNHLDILWRDGDNRYLKFFKNLLNLEELDISENSLSFLPSGVFDGMPPNLKTLSLAKNGLKSFNWGRLQYLRNLETLDLSYNQLKTVPERLSNCSHSLKKFILKNNQIRHLTKYFLQDAFQLRHLDLSSNKIQVIQKTSFPENVLNNLNILFLHHNRFLCNCDAVWFVWWVNHTEVTIPYLATDVTCMGPGAHKGQSVVSLDLYTCELDLTNFILFSLSISAVLFLMMITTANHLYFWDVWYSYHFCKAKIKGYRRLISPNSCYDAFIVYDTKDPAVTEWVLDELVAKLEDPKEKCFNLCLEERDWLPGQPVLENLSQSIQLSKKTVFVMTDKYAKTENFKIAFYLSHQRLMDEKVDVIILIFLEKPLQKSKFLQLRKRLCGSSVLEWPTNPQAHPYFWQCLKNALATDNHVTYSQVFKETA; via the coding sequence ATGTGGACCTCGAAGAGACAGTTTCTCATCCTTTTTAACATGATCCTAATTTCCGAACTCCTTGGGGCTAGATGGTTTCCTAAAACTCTGCCCTGTGATGTCACTCTGGATGCTCCAAACGCCCATGTGATCGTGGACTGCACAGACAAGCATTTGACAGAAATTCCTGGAGGTATTCCCACCAATGCCACCAACCTCACCCTCACCATTAACCATATAGCGGGTATCTCTCCAGCGTCCTTCTACCGGCTGGACCATCTGGTAGAGATCGATTTCAGATGCAACTGTGTACCTGTTCGACCGGGGCCAAAAGACAATGTGTGCACCAGAAGGCTGCAGATTAAACCCAGCAGCTTTAGTAAACTCACTTATTTAAAATCTCTTTACCTGGATGGAAACCAGCTTCTAGAAATACCTCAGGATCTTCCTCCCAGCTTACAGCTGCTGAGCCTTGAGGCCAACAGCATCTTTTCGATCATGAAAGAGAATCTAACAGAACTGGCCAACCTAGAAATACTCTACCTGGGCCAAAACTGTTACTATCGCAATCCTTGTAATGTTTCGTTTTCCATTGAAAAAGATGCTTTCCTAAATATGACAAATCTAAAATTGCTCTCCCTAAAAGATAACAATATCTCAGCCGTCCCCACTATTTTGCCACCTACTTTAACTGAACTCTATCTTTATAACAACATCATTGCAAGGATCCAAGAAGATGATTTTAATAACCTCAATCGACTGCAAGTTCTTGACCTAAGTGGAAATTGCCCTCGTTGTTATAATGCTCCGTTTCCTTGTACACCCTGTGAAAATAATTCTCCCCTACAGATCGACCTAAATGCTTTTGATGCATTGACAGAATTACAAGTTTTACGTCTACACAGTAACTCTCTTCAGTATGTGCCCCAAAGATGGTTTAAAAACGTTAACAAACTTAAAGAACTAGATCTTTCCCAAAACTTCTTGGCCAGAGAAATTGGGGATGCCAAATTTTTGCATCTTCTTCACAACCTTGTCCAATTGGATCTGTCTTTCAATTATGAACTTCAGGTCTATCATGCATTTATGAATCTGTCAGATGCATTTTCTTCACTGAAGAACTTGAAAGTTTTGCGGATCAAAGGCTATGTCTTTAAAGAGCTGAGAAGTTCATACCTCTCCCCATTGCATAATCTTTCCAATCTTGAAGTTCTTGATCTTGGCACTAACTTTATAAAAATTGCTGACCTCAGCatgtttaaacaatttaaaacattGAAATTCATAGATCTCTCAGTGAATAAAATATCACCTTCGGGAGATTCAAGTGAAGATGGCTTCTGCTCTAACATGAGAACTTCTGTAGAAGGTCATGGGCCCCAGGTCCTTGAAGCATTACATTATTTCAGGTATGATGAATTTGCAAGGAGTTGCAGGTCCAAAACCAAAGAGCCTCCGTCTCTCTTGCCTCTTAATGAAGATTGTTACAAGTATGGGTCGACCTTGGACCTAAgtggaaataatatatttttcatcaaGTCTTCTGAGTTTCAGTATCTTTCTTTCCTCAAATGCCTAAACTTATCGGGAAATACCATTAGCCAAACGCTTAATGGTAGTGAATTTCAGCCTTTAGTGGAGTTGAAATATTTGGACTTCTCTAACAATCGGCTTGATTTACTCTACTCAACAGCATTTGAGGAGCTACGCAACCTGGAAGTCCTAGATATAAGTAGTAACAGCCATTATTTTCAATCAGAAGGAATAACTCACATGCTAAACTTTACCAAGAACCtaaaggttctgaagaaactgATGATGAACAACAATGACATCGCTACCTCCACCAGCAGGACCATGGAGAGCGAATCTCTTAAAATTCTGGAATTCAGAGGAAATCATTTGGATATTTTATGGAGAGATGGTGATAACAGATACTTAAAATTCTTTAAGAATCTGCTGAACTTAGAGGAATTAGACATCTCTGAAAATTCCCTGAGTTTCTTACCTAGTGGAGTTTTTGATGGTATGCCTCCAAATCTAAAGACTCTCTCCTTGGCCAAAAATGGGCTCAAGTCTTTCAATTGGGGAAGACTCCAGTATCTGAGGAATCTAGAAACGTTGGACCTCAGCTACAACCAACTGAAGACTGTCCCTGAGAGATTATCCAACTGTTCCCACAGCCTCAAGAAATTCATACTTAAGAACAATCAAATCAGGCACCTGACAAAGTATTTTCTACAAGATGCTTTCCAGTTACGACATCTGGACCTGAGCTCAAATAAAATCCAGGTTATCCAAAAGACTAGTTTTCCAGAAAACGTCCTCAACAATCTGAACATTTTGTTTTTGCATCACAATCGGTTTCTGTGCAACTGTGATGCTGTGTGGTTTGTCTGGTGGGTTAACCATACAGAGGTGACGATTCCTTACTTGGCCACAGATGTGACTTGTATGGGACCAGGAGCACACAAGGGCCAGAGTGTAGTCTCTCTGGATCTATATACCTGTGAGTTAGATCTGACTAACTTCATCCTGTTCTCACTTTCCATATCGGCAGTTCTCTTTCTGATGATGATCACAACAGCAAACCATCTCTATTTCTGGGATGTGTGGTATAGTTACCATTTCTGTAAGGCCAAAATAAAGGGGTATCGACGTCTGATATCACCAAATTCTTGCTATGATGCTTTTATTGTGTATGACACTAAAGACCCAGCAGTGACAGAGTGGGTTTTGGATGAGCTGGTGGCCAAATTGGAAGACccaaaagagaaatgttttaatttatgtcTCGAGGAAAGGGACTGGTTACCAGGGCAGCCTGTTCTGGAAAATCTTTCCCAGAGCATACAGCTTAGCAAAAAGACAGTGTTTGTCATGACAGACAAGTATGCAAAGACTGAGAATTTTAAGATAGCATTTTACTTGTCCCATCAGAGGCTCATGGATGAAAAAGTGGACGTAATTATCTTGATATTCCTTGAGAAGCCCCTTCAGAAGTCCAAGTTTCTCCAGCTCCGGAAGAGGCTCTGTGGGAGTTCTGTCCTTGAGTGGCCAACAAACCCACAGGCTCATCCGTACTTCTGGCAGTGTCTGAAAAACGCCCTGGCCACAGACAATCACGTGACCTACAGTCAGGTGTTCAAAGAGACAGCCTAG